In Cryptomeria japonica chromosome 10, Sugi_1.0, whole genome shotgun sequence, a genomic segment contains:
- the LOC131060743 gene encoding cyclin-dependent kinases regulatory subunit 1, which yields MPEIQYSDKYFDDTYEYRHVVLPPDVAKLLPKNRLLSENEWRGIGVQQSRGWVHYAIHRPEPHIMLFRRPLNFQQNQQ from the exons ATGCCTGAAATTCAGTACTCTGACAAGTATTTCGATGACACTTATGAGTACAG GCATGTGGTCCTTCCCCCAGATGTTGCAAAATTGCTTCCCAAGAACCGACTACTTTCAGAG AATGAATGGCGAGGTATTGGAGTCCAGCAGTCACGCGGGTGGGTGCATTATGCAATTCATCGCCCTGAACCTCACATTATGCTATTTCGGAGGCCTTtaaattttcagcaaaatcaacagtAG